In a single window of the Nitrospira defluvii genome:
- the msbA gene encoding lipid A export permease/ATP-binding protein MsbA, whose protein sequence is MKQYLRLLSYLYPYRLRLAAAFACALLVAGLSAAYAWLVRPVLDGLFISKDESLLLVLPVAILAVAVLKGVFNYGQNYLMNYVGNQVIGDIREQLFSKLVRLPVRFHDTNTSGRLVSRVINDVNQMANAVAGVLKDLFQQGLTFLAMIGVIIYQNWKLAMVSMIVVPLSVVTMARMGKKLRGLATRGQERMGDMASTLQETLAGIRMVKSFGREEEEAKRFRQSNDAFIHTTMKAIQVSSLGSSHMEVIGVLGVAGIIWYGGYLVIHDEMTPGAFFSFLAAMFMAYTPIRRLSGANNTVQQAMAAAERVFDVLDLPTEQQENGGLNHLPAISRSLEFRQVAFRYDGQADAALTGIDLTIRAGEIIAFVGSSGSGKTTLVSLLPRFYEPTGGQILIDGVDVRTCTLQSVRAQIGIVSQEVVLFDDTVRNNIGYGRQGATAEEVMRAAQLAYAHEFIERLPDGYETLIGERGLKLSGGERQRLAIARAILRDPPILILDEATSALDTQSERIVQLALANLMKNRTTMVVAHRLSTIQNADRIVVLDHGTVAEVGTHEELLRRGGLYKRLHAMQFADALPQ, encoded by the coding sequence ATGAAGCAGTATCTGCGTCTCCTCAGCTACCTGTACCCCTACCGACTGCGGTTGGCCGCCGCGTTTGCCTGCGCGCTCCTCGTCGCCGGCCTCTCCGCTGCCTACGCCTGGCTGGTGCGCCCGGTGTTGGATGGTCTCTTCATCAGCAAGGACGAAAGTTTGCTCCTGGTGCTGCCGGTCGCCATTCTGGCGGTGGCGGTGTTGAAAGGTGTGTTCAACTACGGGCAAAACTATTTGATGAACTATGTCGGCAATCAGGTGATCGGCGACATCAGAGAGCAACTCTTTTCCAAGCTGGTCCGGTTACCGGTCCGGTTTCACGATACCAATACGTCCGGCCGTCTGGTGTCGCGGGTCATCAACGATGTGAACCAGATGGCAAACGCCGTCGCCGGCGTCTTGAAAGATCTGTTTCAGCAGGGGCTGACCTTTCTGGCGATGATCGGGGTGATCATTTATCAAAACTGGAAGTTGGCCATGGTCTCGATGATCGTCGTGCCGCTGTCGGTGGTCACGATGGCCCGGATGGGCAAGAAGCTGAGGGGCCTCGCGACGCGCGGGCAGGAGCGCATGGGGGACATGGCGTCGACGCTCCAGGAAACCCTGGCCGGGATTCGCATGGTGAAATCGTTCGGCCGGGAAGAAGAAGAAGCGAAGCGATTCCGTCAGAGCAACGATGCGTTCATCCACACCACGATGAAAGCGATCCAGGTCTCCTCGCTGGGATCTTCGCATATGGAGGTCATCGGTGTGCTCGGGGTTGCGGGGATCATCTGGTACGGCGGCTATCTGGTGATTCACGATGAAATGACGCCCGGCGCATTCTTTTCATTTTTGGCCGCGATGTTTATGGCCTATACGCCGATTCGCCGGTTGTCGGGTGCCAACAACACCGTGCAACAGGCGATGGCTGCGGCGGAGCGGGTCTTCGACGTCTTGGACCTTCCTACGGAACAACAGGAGAACGGCGGGCTGAACCACCTTCCGGCGATCTCCCGCTCGCTCGAGTTCCGGCAGGTCGCTTTTCGGTATGACGGGCAGGCAGATGCGGCGTTGACCGGGATCGACTTAACGATTCGCGCGGGAGAGATCATCGCATTTGTGGGCAGCAGCGGGAGTGGCAAGACCACCCTGGTCAGCCTGTTGCCGAGATTTTATGAGCCGACCGGGGGGCAGATCCTGATCGACGGAGTCGATGTCCGAACCTGCACATTGCAGTCGGTGCGCGCGCAAATCGGGATCGTGTCGCAAGAAGTGGTGTTGTTTGATGATACGGTGCGGAACAATATCGGATATGGACGGCAGGGGGCGACGGCGGAGGAGGTGATGCGCGCGGCACAACTGGCCTACGCGCACGAGTTCATCGAGCGCCTGCCGGACGGCTACGAGACGCTGATCGGCGAGCGTGGCCTCAAATTGTCGGGAGGCGAGCGACAACGGTTGGCGATTGCCCGGGCGATCCTGCGTGACCCGCCGATTTTGATCCTCGACGAAGCCACCTCCGCCCTCGATACCCAGTCGGAGCGTATCGTGCAGTTGGCTCTGGCGAATTTGATGAAGAACCGGACGACCATGGTCGTGGCGCACCGGCTCTCGACGATTCAAAATGCCGACCGCATCGTGGTGTTGGATCATGGAACGGTGGCGGAGGTGGGCACGCATGAAGAGTTGTTGCGCAGGGGTGGCTTGTACAAGCGTTTGCATGCGATGCAGTTTGCCGATGCGCTTCCGCAGTAA
- the lpxB gene encoding lipid-A-disaccharide synthase — MPRILIVTGEASGDLHGAHLVKALKALSPDLQIVGIGGASMRAAGAEVVKDIPQLDVMGLIGLSAVKAMLQRISRIRALIKRERWDLVVLIDNPGLNFHFARVAKASGLKVLYYIAPQIWAWRRGRMRWIQQRVDHVVAILPFEEPLYKKAGVRCTFVGNPLLDEVAPTYDRAALRRQFGLTDDGPVIGLFPGSRKAELLEHVPLLLETVKRLVERHPTMQFVLAQASSVQDQFLADLLKSSPVPIKVFRNVSSEVMAASDLLVVKSGTSTLQAAVVGTPMILFYRAPSWITYRLARLLIRVPWIGLANLVAGRGIVPELIHDEATPERLAHETVRLLTDRRAYDEMKAALRSVREALGTPGASHRAAETVLAECRS, encoded by the coding sequence ATGCCGCGCATCCTAATCGTGACCGGAGAGGCGTCCGGGGACCTCCATGGGGCTCACTTGGTCAAGGCGTTGAAGGCCCTTTCGCCCGACCTTCAGATCGTGGGTATCGGCGGGGCATCAATGCGGGCGGCCGGTGCGGAGGTGGTCAAGGATATCCCGCAGTTGGACGTCATGGGGCTGATCGGCCTGTCCGCCGTGAAGGCCATGCTGCAGCGAATCTCCCGCATCCGGGCCTTGATCAAACGCGAGCGCTGGGACCTCGTGGTCCTGATCGACAATCCCGGGCTCAACTTTCATTTTGCGCGTGTGGCCAAAGCCAGCGGTCTCAAAGTGTTGTACTACATTGCGCCGCAGATCTGGGCGTGGCGCAGGGGGCGGATGCGCTGGATTCAGCAGCGGGTCGACCATGTGGTGGCGATTCTGCCGTTCGAGGAGCCGCTCTATAAGAAAGCCGGCGTGCGTTGTACCTTTGTCGGCAATCCACTCCTTGACGAAGTGGCGCCGACGTATGACCGGGCGGCGCTGCGCCGCCAGTTCGGCCTGACGGATGATGGGCCGGTGATCGGATTATTCCCAGGAAGCCGCAAGGCCGAGCTGCTGGAACATGTACCGCTGCTGTTGGAGACGGTGAAGCGTCTCGTGGAACGCCACCCGACCATGCAGTTCGTTCTGGCGCAAGCCTCCTCGGTGCAGGACCAGTTTCTTGCGGACCTCTTGAAGAGCAGTCCGGTTCCTATCAAGGTCTTTCGAAATGTGTCCAGCGAAGTGATGGCCGCATCGGACCTGCTGGTCGTCAAGTCGGGGACCTCCACCTTGCAGGCGGCCGTGGTGGGCACGCCTATGATTCTGTTTTACCGGGCCCCCTCCTGGATCACCTACCGATTGGCGCGGCTGTTGATTCGAGTGCCATGGATCGGGTTGGCGAACCTTGTTGCCGGACGGGGGATCGTCCCCGAGCTGATCCATGACGAAGCGACTCCGGAACGGTTGGCCCATGAAACCGTGCGACTGTTGACGGATCGTCGCGCCTATGACGAGATGAAGGCCGCCTTGCGGTCCGTGCGTGAGGCGCTCGGCACCCCTGGAGCCTCCCACCGGGCGGCAGAGACCGTGCTGGCGGAGTGCCGCTCATGA